A part of Corvus hawaiiensis isolate bCorHaw1 chromosome 25, bCorHaw1.pri.cur, whole genome shotgun sequence genomic DNA contains:
- the LOC125338395 gene encoding transmembrane protein 45B-like, whose translation MANFKGHALPGSFFLLFGLWWSVKYPLQYLSQKVNKKSYRTSCFQRVDAIEGGIKIFFSLVGMLAEQFVPDGPHLYLYSGERHNWVKLMNWQHTTMYLFYGLSGVVDVLTYMSQAVPRGLDRLMLAVAVFVEGCLFYYHVLHRPMLDQHIHSLLLITIFAGAGSTLLEVFLRDNIVLEMFRASITIVQGTWFWQIGVVLFQPWGGPMWDENDHSNIMFLTMCFFWHWAAAVAILAVNYTLTYCCLHRFRRGSGEPYISLGVRQQNCDSSSQAAFLNGSDEE comes from the exons ATGGCGAATTTTAAGGGTCACGCACTTCCAGGCAgcttcttcctgctctttgGGCTCTGGTGGTCTGTGAAATACCCACTGCAGTATCTCAGCCAGAAAGTAAATAAGAAATCCTACCGGACTTCTTGTTTCCAGCGTGTGGATGCCATTGAAGGAGGAATCAAAATCTTCTTTTCTCTAGTAG GGATGCTGGCGGAGCAGTTTGTCCCAGATGGGCCCCACTTGTACCTGTACAGCGGGGAGAGGCACAACTGGGTGAAGCTGATGAACTGGCAGCACACCACCATGTACCTCTTCTACGGCCTCTCCGGGGTGGTGGATGTCCTCACCTACATGTCCCAGGCGGTGCCGCGGGGTCTGGATCGCCTCATGTTGGCCGTGGCCGTGTTCGTTGAAG GTTGTCTCTTCTATTACCACGTCCTTCACCGCCCCATGTTGGACCAGCACATCCACTCCCTGCTGCTCATCACCATCTTTGCCGGGGCTGGCAGCACCCTGCTGGAGGTTTTCCTGCGTGACAACATTGTCCTGGAGATGTTCCGAGCCAGCATCACCATCGTCCAGGGAACGTGGTTCTGGCAG ATCGGTGTTGTGCTGTTCCAGCCATGGGGAGGTCCAATGTGGGATGAGAACGACCACAGCAATATCATGTTCCTCACAATGTGCTTCTTCTGGCactgggcagctgctgtggcCATCCTGGCTGTAAACTACACCCTCACTTACTG CTGTCTCCATAGGTTCAGAAGAGGCAGTGGAGAGCCCTACATCAGCCTGGGGGTCCGGCAGCAGAACTGTGACAGCAGCTCCCAAGCTGCCTTCTTGAATGGCTCTGATGAAGAGTGA